GCGCACAAAGCGCTCACCAAAGAATGTTCACCCGAAAGGCAGAGGTTCTGACAGAGATTGATAACTGCGAGTTTTCCCTCTTACCGAAAAAAAACAGCATGATATCTTTGCAGCTCTAATTAGGTATATAATCTCTCTGGAAATTTACCtaggctagaaaaaaaagggtttCAGGTACGTTAAGCTTTTATATTTCTTTGTTTTGACTTACATATTTTAAAAATGCGAAGACTATAATATTATTTAGTAAAAGTATCCGCATAGTATACACACTCATtcttggatatatatatatatgtgtgtgtgtgacaTATCATAACTTAAGAGTTCACATTGGAAAGTATAATTCTCTAACCGCTAacaggtgatatatatatatatataatagaataAAAATTGTTCACAATTTCGTTCATGTAAATAAATTTAGATTTATTATAAGTGGAATTGCTCGACTCTTCATTAGTTATTAGCAACAAAAAAAAgctaaaaagaaaatagacaCTTCATTagttaatactccctccgtttcaattatGTGAATCCATTTGattgggcacgaagtttaagaaaagagagaagatttTTGAATTTGTAGTGTAAAATgaacacatatattttgtgtgactataaatcattgcataaaggtaaattgtttccaaatagggaaacatgtcattttttttttgcacggactaaaaagaaaataagttcacgtaaattgaaacggagggagtatatttcTAGTGAAGGGCATTTGGGACACAAAACAATTTCTTGTTAACTTTGGAGACAATTCCTGAATTTGTGCACAGAGACCACAATGGTGGGGTTGCAATTATAAATAATTTACAGTAGTCCAGTATCGATTAAATAAATAAACTATAGGACCAAGATATATAGCTTTACTAAAAAAAATTGGTGTTGATGAGGTCAGTCCTTACCCCTACTTGTTTATGGAGACAAGGCAGACAATCATGGCATCTTAAGGACCATTAAAAGATCACGCAATCCTAACAAACCTATCTTCCcttctttattattgcaattataTATCTCCATTACTTCTTAATATATAAATACATATCACCTCTAGCTGGAAAACTTCCTCAactgaagaaagaagaagaagaagacggaggaggaggaggaggaggaggaggaggaggataaATAATATGTATTCTTTACAAGAAAATGATGAGTTGGTGTTTCAGATTCTGTCTAATCCTTGCCAACAAAGCAAGATCTCCCAAGATCTGGTTATGGATTATGCTTCTCTGGAGACACGTACTCATCATGATCCTTTAAATATTAACAATTCCCAGGTCAATAAGAGACTACCCAAAAGAATATTAGGTACTACTGATAATAATATTCCAGATCATAAGAAAGATgaaactgctgctgctgctcctgCTGATGATTTCAAGCTTAGAAGAATTATGCATAGAGATATCGAACGTCAAAGAAGACGAGAAATGTCTGCCCTTTACTCTTCCCTCCGTTCTCTCCTTCCTCTGCAATATGTCAAGGTAATATCATTACACACACAGACACACATATATGGTGTTTTCTTGTTAATTGGAGTATATCATACTCCTGACTAGTACTCTTCAGTAAAACTTAAATACCATTAAATTTAATTTAGGTATTAGTTAGGCTAATCTGATCAGTTCTTTGTGTTTATAGGGCAAGCGTTCGGTATCGGACCACATGCATGAAGCCGTGAATTACATAAAGGAAATGCAAGCAAACATCAAAGAATTGGAGAAACGGAGAGACTTGCTAATTAAGTCGTCTTTACCTGATTCAATCCCACATGGAACTGGAAATTTTAGATCAAATAATTTCACACTTTCCCCAGATTGTGTTACGGTAAGCCCCTGCCTGCAGGGTGGCATAGAGATCTTAATCAGCGTTGACTGTAAATCGCAAAGTTTTCCACTTTCAAGAGTGCTGCGGGAGCTTCTGAAACAAGGGATTAATGTCGTCAGTTGTGTCTCTGCTAAAGTGAATCAAAGGTCCCTCTACACAATTCAGATCGAGGTGCTGTATATGTGTATTGAATTAAGATCTAATCATATTTTGTGAATTAAGTGTAAGGAATTATACTATCAGGTTTAGTTAACCTATAACAATGGGCTAATCTCATCATATAGTAACCTGAAAAATAGAGATTATAACATGTAATAACCGGTTAAATTTAATAATGTAAAAGTTCTTTATCCTATTATGTAGTATAGAATAACTTGAGCTCAGATAATTggagaaaattttctttcatgctTTGTTAATATGTTTCTTGTAAATTGGCTTCGTAATCTAGTTTAAGCATTCATTACCTTCTTTAATGAATCATCCATCCTCCTGCAGGTGTGCGATATGAACAACATTGATCACCAGGCATTGCAACAAAAAGTGATTGATTTAATCAATGTGGACTTGTAGTTCTCGAGTTATTACAACTAGTAACAGACCATGCAGGTGCATTCATCTTACAAAATTTAGCATTTAACACATGGTCAGAATTCAATACTCAGAACCGTTGCCATATATTGTTTGTAGAGAGTGCATTATTGCAGCTTTAATTAATAGTGTGATGCGGTGAATGCCTCCCTCCTCTATATATCTTTTCTTTTAAGGGAAAAATATCTTGATGGACAATAAAAAAAATCCATCTTCCTGTAGTTTAGACAAATTCTGATTTCCATGTTATACTTTTATAAAAAGTCGGAGTTCAGTTGATTAATAAAGCATTcagaaaaaaagattttcttcttttactTCCGAATTTGACTATCAATTGAGCTCGTTATATACTATTTTTGATATGCAAGCTATCAGTATGAAGATATATAGAAGATGCTAATGGATACTTACATGTACTTTGCTCATGATCTTCTTTAGACATGAAGTGAGCAATTAATCTTGTTTTGATTTCAAAGTTAATTCCTCTAAAAAAATATTAGTGCAACTTAACTAATAATTAACTAGATGCTCATGCATATTGTTGAATGTCAAACTAGTCAAAGAAGAAGATATGGAATGTAATCCTCTTAGGACATGCAATTAATGTTGAAAAGCACAAATATCTGTCTGATGTGATTGCAGCCACTATTAAACACATTCAGATGGAGGCAAATAAATGTACATTTTTTCTAGCACATAATTGGTCATAACCATGAAGATGATTAGTTAATTAATCCGGAAAATTGTgctcaagaaaatgaag
This sequence is a window from Nicotiana sylvestris chromosome 3, ASM39365v2, whole genome shotgun sequence. Protein-coding genes within it:
- the LOC104247183 gene encoding transcription factor bHLH36-like — encoded protein: MYSLQENDELVFQILSNPCQQSKISQDLVMDYASLETRTHHDPLNINNSQVNKRLPKRILGTTDNNIPDHKKDETAAAAPADDFKLRRIMHRDIERQRRREMSALYSSLRSLLPLQYVKGKRSVSDHMHEAVNYIKEMQANIKELEKRRDLLIKSSLPDSIPHGTGNFRSNNFTLSPDCVTVSPCLQGGIEILISVDCKSQSFPLSRVLRELLKQGINVVSCVSAKVNQRSLYTIQIEVCDMNNIDHQALQQKVIDLINVDL